One Coregonus clupeaformis isolate EN_2021a chromosome 21, ASM2061545v1, whole genome shotgun sequence DNA window includes the following coding sequences:
- the LOC121535256 gene encoding dnaJ homolog subfamily B member 6: MVEYYHILGVLRNASQEDIKKAYRKLALKWHPDKNPENKEEAEKKFKELSEAYEVLSDANKRNMYDRYGKEGLTTNSVGGGGHYHNGDHFNEGFTFRNPEDVFREFFGGRDPFADFFGGDPFGDEFFGGGRRHHRGVSRSRTGGPFFGGFGGFPPFGAGFTAFDPGFTSFGHMGHMGHMGPMGHMSHMGHLGGGGGGGHGGFTAFSSTSFGGGGGGGGGGMGNFRSVSTSTKFINGRKITTKRIVENGQERVEVEEDGQLRSLTVNGAKPNATVQAVQQEECRQTVTAHSSSAHASRSPVPRPPYHHVKTSSHRPTPDREEGRSPASVHSENKRKKPMPEPTEDAKKRKT, translated from the exons ATGGTGGAATATTATCACATTTTAGGAGTCCTAAGAAATGCATCTCAAGAAGACATTAAAAAAGC GTACAGAAAATTGGCACTAAAATGGCATCCAGATAAAAACCCAGAAAATAAGGAAGAGGCAGAGAAAAAGTTCAAAGAACTTTCTGAGGCCTATGAGGTTCTGTCAGATG CCAACAAAAGGAACATGTATGATCGCTATGGTAAAGAAGGCCTAACAACAAACAGCGTTGGAGGTG GTGGACATTACCACAATGGTGATCACTTCAACGAAGGGTTCACCTTCCGCAATCCCGAAGACGTCTTCAGGGAGTTCTTTGGCGGTCGAGATCCTTTTGCTGATTTCTTTG GAGGGGATCCGTTTGGGGATGAGTTCTTCGGTGGAGGGCGGAGGCACCACAGGGGGGTGAGCAGGAGTCGGACGGGGGGACCCTTCTTCGGGGGATTCGGTGGCTTCCCACCATTCGGTGCAGGCTTCACAGCATTTGACCCAG GCTTTACCTCTTTCGGACACATGGGACACATGGGTCATATGGGTCCTATGGGCCATATGAGTCACATGGGTcatctgggaggaggaggaggaggaggccatgGTGGCTTCACCGCCTTTTCCTCCACCTCCTTTGGCGgcgggggtggaggtggaggaggcgggATGGGCAACTTCCGCTCTGTATCAACCTCCACCAAATTCATCAACGGCAGGAAAATCACAACAAAAAG AATTGTGGAGAATGGACAGGAACGCGTAGAGGTGGAAGAAGACGGACAGTTAAGATCACTAACCGTCAATG GGGCAAAGCCTAATGCCACAGTTCAAGCAGTCCAACAGGAAGAGTGCAGACAAACTGTTACTGCACACTCCTCCAGTGCACATGCCTCCCGGTCCCCTGTTCCCCGTCCTCCTTATCATCATGTAAAGACTTCCTCCCACAGGCCCActccagacagagaggagggaaggagccCAGCTTCAG TACACAGTGAAAACAAGAGGAAGAAACCCATGCCTGAGCCCACAGAGGATGCCAAAAAGAGAAAAACATGA